One region of Chryseobacterium sp. SORGH_AS_0447 genomic DNA includes:
- a CDS encoding contractile injection system tape measure protein codes for MNQDHIIQKVFVEITVNNKEKAYGIKEDISSFLSIDVFPEIEKHIEALEHKFSGQTLQIPKLELNLEIKNSSLNAELKDMIVRYFKEELAGVTSPLLSSEQETENSVEAYLVGNQEKMIQTFLYFLEHGSMPWWNPGKKGIRFLEPAVFETLIAADSFPKYIIPVLGKQYIQDRMIHQLSDLQLVQLCREIVKNRKLEISLKDDMIISISKFTFPDRMIIWRLILDVLSKYAANVSQSSLREYVLEQTVKTGTFPELQERNSPRFKAAIPKIFPSIKKEDIENGINRSLEGQQPDVPEHAKSFLETIHQKNPIANEEAIPDEGQYIQHAGLILIHPFIKTFFQHCGLLDPKNQQLLDPELGAHLLHYIATGKTNAPEYDMVFEKFLCNIPLHQTINRHVKLSRKHKIEAKIVIESICHNWSPMKNSSIELLQNEFFQRPGKLAVTDYDYTLTVERKTQDILLDKLAWGIGLVKLPWKEKFMYVNW; via the coding sequence GTGAATCAGGATCATATCATTCAGAAAGTTTTTGTTGAAATTACCGTGAACAACAAAGAAAAAGCCTATGGTATCAAAGAAGATATCAGCAGCTTTTTGTCTATTGACGTTTTTCCGGAAATAGAAAAGCACATTGAAGCCCTGGAACACAAATTCTCAGGGCAGACCTTGCAGATTCCTAAACTGGAACTGAATCTGGAGATAAAAAACAGTTCTTTGAACGCGGAATTAAAAGATATGATTGTCCGGTATTTCAAGGAAGAACTGGCTGGGGTTACCAGTCCGCTTTTAAGTTCGGAACAAGAAACAGAAAATAGTGTTGAAGCTTATCTGGTAGGAAATCAGGAAAAGATGATCCAGACCTTTCTTTATTTTCTCGAACACGGATCGATGCCCTGGTGGAATCCGGGTAAAAAGGGCATCCGTTTTCTGGAGCCTGCGGTATTTGAAACCCTTATTGCAGCTGACAGTTTCCCGAAATATATAATCCCTGTTTTGGGTAAGCAATATATCCAGGACCGGATGATCCATCAGCTTTCGGATCTTCAGCTTGTACAATTGTGCCGGGAGATTGTCAAGAACAGGAAATTGGAAATAAGCCTCAAGGACGATATGATCATTTCTATCTCGAAGTTTACTTTTCCGGACCGGATGATTATCTGGCGACTGATATTGGATGTATTGTCAAAATATGCCGCAAATGTTTCACAAAGCAGTCTCCGAGAATATGTTTTAGAGCAAACCGTAAAGACAGGAACCTTCCCGGAATTACAGGAGAGAAACAGCCCCCGGTTTAAGGCAGCTATTCCTAAAATATTTCCCTCTATTAAAAAAGAAGATATTGAAAACGGAATTAATAGAAGCTTGGAAGGTCAACAGCCGGATGTTCCGGAACATGCAAAATCTTTTTTAGAAACAATTCATCAGAAAAATCCGATAGCAAATGAAGAAGCAATACCTGACGAAGGGCAATATATTCAACATGCCGGGCTTATCCTGATCCATCCGTTTATCAAAACCTTTTTTCAGCACTGCGGCCTCCTGGATCCGAAAAACCAGCAACTGCTTGATCCCGAGTTGGGTGCTCATCTGCTGCACTATATTGCTACCGGAAAGACAAACGCTCCTGAATACGACATGGTTTTTGAGAAATTCCTGTGTAATATTCCGCTTCACCAAACCATCAACCGGCATGTTAAGCTGTCGCGAAAACATAAGATCGAGGCGAAAATCGTTATTGAAAGCATCTGCCACAACTGGAGCCCGATGAAGAATTCTTCCATTGAATTATTACAGAACGAGTTTTTCCAGCGTCCAGGCAAACTGGCCGTCACCGACTATGATTATACCCTCACCGTAGAGCGGAAAACCCAGGATATCCTGCTGGATAAGCTGGCCTGGGGCATCGGCCTGGTGAAGCTGCCCTGGAAGGAAAAGTTTATGTATGTGAACTGGTAG
- a CDS encoding HEAT repeat domain-containing protein: MKQYISKSKSKDPEIIEKALDDLGDLNPDNALELILPFLNHHSKEVRETAVCNLGEINNEKAISYIIEKAKNDEESVRKHAFKALEEYNSPQIFKTLINEVYQEKKSRGPRQIIAEQLRNYPSRESQKALIYLILNDDDYFVFIPAIDSLYSMNDKTLLDTWKKIDALYNHDYVNSVAKRAIEDIEKVKNDD, translated from the coding sequence ATTAAACAATATATTAGTAAATCTAAAAGCAAAGACCCTGAAATCATAGAAAAAGCTCTGGATGATCTGGGGGATTTAAATCCTGATAACGCATTGGAATTAATTCTACCCTTTTTAAATCACCATTCTAAAGAGGTTAGAGAGACTGCTGTATGTAACCTCGGTGAAATAAATAACGAAAAAGCAATATCCTATATTATTGAAAAGGCAAAAAATGATGAGGAATCTGTAAGAAAACATGCTTTTAAAGCTCTTGAGGAATACAATAGTCCTCAGATTTTTAAAACACTAATAAATGAAGTATATCAGGAAAAAAAGTCCAGAGGGCCAAGACAAATAATTGCAGAGCAATTAAGGAATTATCCGAGCAGAGAATCTCAGAAAGCACTCATCTATTTAATTCTTAATGATGACGACTATTTTGTGTTCATACCTGCTATTGATTCTCTATACTCCATGAACGACAAAACTTTATTGGATACCTGGAAAAAGATCGATGCTTTATATAATCATGATTATGTAAACTCTGTTGCAAAACGGGCTATAGAAGATATTGAAAAAGTGAAGAATGACGACTAG
- a CDS encoding ATP-binding protein, producing MKSPISLMEKHQQESPIKAKGREKTEKTDFLFQSGINHTALNDEMKWLQQLIDIRCRELFSEEITEAGTDHKIPEPPKADDGSPYSITVQTHQLTAIDRVILALGIASSHYPSILKTFVQIEESSNAFAIEAGGEYNKVSRSFKPTFQTALFLLAGKDLSLWSYYSEQLITGSVLLQNDIVYNRSSTEFIHGKIELDTAYLNYFLSGKKPQLDHGSYFPGKLYQSDLTMDDIILEHTVREQIKPIGHYIKALENGFFQGKGKEHSFKPGFIALFYGAPGTGKTMLAGILANTYGIDMYHVDLSQVVSKYIGETEKNLEVLFNRLQGKNCMLFFDEADALFGKRSDVKDAHDRYANQEVSYLLQRIEKFDGLTILASNFENNMDDAFKRRIDVSINVIRPSETTRENLWKHYLPKNVTFESDDLLKHITKEYSYTGANIRNIMKNAAIALHDLNETIITHSLLSPYLMIENEKAFGKNQSRLSPFVRNSG from the coding sequence ATGAAATCTCCCATTTCTTTGATGGAAAAACATCAGCAAGAATCTCCGATAAAAGCAAAAGGACGTGAAAAAACAGAAAAAACGGACTTTCTCTTTCAATCCGGCATCAACCATACTGCTTTGAATGACGAAATGAAATGGCTGCAGCAGCTTATTGATATCCGGTGCAGAGAATTGTTTTCGGAAGAAATAACAGAGGCAGGCACTGACCATAAAATACCAGAACCTCCAAAAGCGGATGACGGATCACCCTATTCGATTACGGTGCAGACCCATCAGCTTACCGCGATAGACCGTGTTATTTTAGCATTGGGTATCGCTTCTTCTCATTATCCATCCATCCTGAAGACCTTTGTTCAGATCGAAGAAAGCAGTAATGCTTTTGCAATTGAGGCAGGCGGTGAATATAATAAGGTAAGCAGGAGTTTCAAGCCTACATTCCAGACCGCTCTTTTCCTGCTTGCCGGTAAAGATCTTTCCTTATGGTCATATTACAGTGAACAACTGATCACGGGCAGTGTTCTCCTGCAAAACGATATTGTGTACAACCGCTCCTCAACAGAGTTTATCCACGGAAAAATTGAGCTGGATACGGCTTATTTAAATTATTTCCTTTCCGGAAAGAAACCACAGCTGGATCACGGTTCTTATTTTCCCGGAAAGCTTTACCAGTCGGATCTGACGATGGATGATATTATTCTTGAACATACGGTCCGGGAGCAGATAAAGCCGATCGGGCATTATATTAAAGCCCTGGAAAACGGCTTTTTCCAAGGAAAAGGTAAGGAACACAGCTTTAAACCGGGTTTTATCGCGCTGTTTTACGGCGCACCGGGAACAGGGAAAACCATGCTGGCCGGAATTCTGGCCAATACGTATGGTATTGATATGTACCATGTGGACCTGTCTCAGGTGGTCAGCAAATACATCGGGGAAACGGAGAAAAATCTTGAAGTGCTGTTCAACCGCCTTCAGGGCAAAAACTGTATGCTGTTTTTCGACGAAGCGGATGCCCTGTTTGGAAAACGTTCCGATGTGAAAGATGCTCACGACCGGTATGCCAACCAGGAAGTTTCCTATCTGCTTCAGCGGATTGAAAAATTTGACGGATTAACCATTCTCGCCTCCAATTTTGAAAACAATATGGATGATGCTTTCAAACGGCGTATCGATGTTTCCATCAACGTGATCAGGCCTTCGGAAACAACCCGGGAAAACCTCTGGAAGCATTACCTGCCGAAAAATGTAACCTTTGAAAGTGATGACCTTCTGAAACATATCACCAAAGAATATTCCTACACCGGCGCCAATATCCGCAACATCATGAAAAATGCTGCCATTGCATTGCACGACCTTAACGAAACCATCATTACCCATTCTTTACTGAGCCCTTATCTGATGATCGAAAATGAAAAGGCTTTCGGGAAAAACCAGTCCCGTCTCAGTCCGTTTGTAAGAAATTCAGGGTAA
- a CDS encoding phage tail sheath C-terminal domain-containing protein, protein MPNPTTPGVSIQENARLPYSVSLAESAVPAFIGYTELQPANYTKPLKISSLLEYEQYFGKTKKEKIRLKDTKEGVILVVPQVQFQMYYALQMYFANGGGPCYIVSAGTYSSASSGVQRSALETGLNMISTIEQPILIVFPDAVLLADQNDFYELYNQAIAIAGDETKNRFALLDTYYGNSVTKSDNKNTVEQFRSNINPTAANASHAAVYFPHLETVLNYAFDETQTPITHTGLQEPGQSSTIFYANEITAIDRLKSLAVDEISSGSENAFVLADLLDQAIAIAEKVKETADVKTELAAKINNAKDLSGDLYDGIIYDFDENTPLLNGEFEALKTAILNAKDEKGDADGILLKDLESSHSALFSQVKEAIRSLKVVLPPSSAIAGVYGRVDRTKGPWKAPANVSLNYVTAPTEKISDQEQSDLNIHTSGKSINAIRMFTGKGNLVWGARTLSGKDKREDGKDNEWKYIQVRRYYDMIRYALSKVLRENFINEPNISFTWLHAKTTVENFLNQQWKEGALAGSTPEEAYHVEVKGDETKPKSMNVTVKVALVRPAEFIVLNFSHQLQQS, encoded by the coding sequence ATGCCAAATCCAACTACTCCGGGCGTTTCTATCCAGGAAAACGCAAGGCTCCCATATTCGGTTTCGTTAGCAGAATCAGCTGTACCGGCCTTTATCGGGTATACCGAGCTACAGCCTGCCAACTATACCAAACCCCTTAAAATCAGCTCCCTTTTAGAATACGAACAATACTTTGGGAAAACAAAAAAAGAAAAGATCCGTCTGAAGGACACGAAAGAAGGAGTAATCCTTGTCGTACCGCAGGTACAGTTCCAGATGTATTATGCCCTTCAGATGTATTTCGCCAATGGCGGCGGGCCGTGCTATATTGTTTCGGCCGGAACATACAGTTCCGCTTCTTCAGGAGTACAGAGATCTGCTTTGGAAACGGGATTGAATATGATCAGTACAATAGAACAACCGATCCTTATTGTTTTTCCTGATGCCGTTTTGCTGGCTGACCAAAACGATTTTTATGAACTTTATAACCAGGCCATCGCTATTGCCGGTGATGAGACCAAAAACAGATTTGCCTTATTGGATACCTACTACGGAAATTCCGTTACGAAATCCGATAACAAGAATACGGTAGAACAGTTCAGAAGCAATATAAATCCGACTGCTGCTAATGCTTCACACGCGGCTGTTTATTTTCCGCATCTGGAAACGGTATTGAATTATGCTTTTGATGAAACTCAGACGCCGATAACGCATACAGGCCTGCAGGAGCCGGGACAGAGCAGCACCATTTTCTATGCAAATGAAATTACCGCTATAGACCGGTTAAAAAGCCTGGCAGTCGACGAAATCTCAAGCGGATCCGAAAATGCTTTTGTACTCGCCGATTTACTGGATCAGGCCATCGCCATTGCAGAAAAGGTAAAGGAAACCGCTGATGTAAAAACGGAGTTGGCAGCCAAAATCAATAATGCCAAAGATCTTTCAGGCGACCTGTATGATGGAATTATCTATGATTTTGATGAAAACACGCCGCTTTTGAACGGAGAATTTGAGGCTTTGAAAACAGCCATTCTCAATGCAAAAGACGAAAAAGGAGACGCAGACGGCATCCTTCTTAAAGATCTGGAATCCTCTCATTCCGCATTGTTCAGTCAGGTAAAAGAAGCCATCCGGTCTTTAAAAGTGGTTTTGCCTCCATCTTCAGCAATTGCCGGTGTATATGGAAGAGTAGACCGTACAAAGGGACCGTGGAAAGCTCCCGCAAACGTAAGCCTTAATTATGTAACTGCCCCTACGGAGAAAATTTCGGATCAGGAACAATCGGATCTCAACATCCATACTTCCGGGAAATCCATCAACGCAATCCGTATGTTTACAGGAAAAGGAAATCTGGTCTGGGGCGCGAGAACGCTCTCCGGAAAAGACAAAAGAGAGGATGGAAAGGACAATGAATGGAAATACATCCAGGTTCGCCGTTACTATGATATGATCCGGTATGCGCTGAGCAAAGTGCTTAGGGAAAACTTCATCAACGAGCCCAATATTTCCTTCACATGGCTTCATGCCAAAACAACGGTAGAAAATTTTCTGAACCAGCAGTGGAAAGAAGGTGCTTTAGCCGGCAGCACTCCGGAAGAAGCCTATCATGTGGAAGTAAAAGGCGATGAAACCAAACCGAAAAGCATGAATGTAACCGTAAAAGTCGCTTTGGTACGCCCGGCAGAATTCATTGTCCTGAATTTCTCCCATCAGTTACAACAATCTTAA
- a CDS encoding NADPH-dependent FMN reductase, with protein sequence MSNRIGIIAGSLRKASYSKKLAQAVVDLQPEGFAFEIVSIDNLPIYNQDFDDFNEVPEAYTAFRNKLKDIKGFIFITPEYNRSIPGVLKNAVDVGSRPSGESVWDNKPAAVFSSSPGNISAFGANHHLRQCFVYLNLPTMQQPEVYIANVAEWFDDNGKIKSEDSKKFLKSAVDAYAEWFNKLQGDQ encoded by the coding sequence GCCGGAAGTCTCCGTAAGGCTTCCTATTCAAAAAAACTGGCCCAGGCCGTTGTTGATCTACAACCGGAAGGTTTTGCATTTGAAATCGTCTCCATTGACAACCTCCCCATCTACAACCAAGATTTTGACGATTTTAATGAAGTACCAGAAGCATACACAGCATTCAGAAATAAGCTGAAAGACATCAAAGGTTTTATCTTCATCACCCCTGAATACAATCGTTCCATCCCGGGTGTCCTTAAGAACGCTGTTGATGTCGGGTCCAGACCATCCGGAGAAAGTGTGTGGGACAATAAGCCGGCAGCCGTTTTCAGCAGTTCGCCGGGAAATATTTCCGCGTTTGGGGCCAATCATCATTTAAGACAATGTTTTGTTTATCTCAACCTTCCTACCATGCAGCAGCCGGAAGTCTACATCGCCAACGTCGCCGAATGGTTTGACGATAACGGAAAAATTAAAAGCGAAGATAGCAAGAAGTTCCTGAAATCGGCCGTTGATGCGTATGCGGAGTGGTTTAATAAACTCCAAGGCGATCAATAA
- a CDS encoding DUF4255 domain-containing protein: MINKVLNVLKDKLNSAAVIADTVVVADVAKHDDGTSGLSDKVIITLLNVQEESTLKNAPRYNKTRTGTTPPVYQMKMESDPAYVNLYVMISANRTSYEGALVSISKVIEVIQASNVSQYVDPGNDRSKDFSFRAEMHSVPFEQLSYVWGLLGGKVMPSVLYKISVIKIAAVDSVDVALIDEVDVKSIAVDQQ, translated from the coding sequence ATGATAAACAAAGTATTGAACGTTTTAAAAGACAAGCTGAATAGTGCGGCTGTTATAGCGGATACTGTGGTTGTTGCAGATGTTGCAAAACATGATGACGGCACTTCAGGACTCAGCGATAAGGTAATCATTACCCTGCTAAATGTTCAGGAAGAATCTACCTTGAAAAATGCTCCGAGATACAATAAGACAAGAACAGGTACAACGCCGCCTGTATATCAAATGAAGATGGAAAGCGATCCTGCCTACGTCAATCTGTACGTGATGATCTCGGCCAACAGAACGTCTTATGAAGGTGCTTTAGTAAGTATTTCGAAAGTGATTGAAGTTATTCAGGCCAGTAATGTATCCCAATATGTAGATCCGGGAAATGACCGAAGTAAAGATTTCAGCTTCAGGGCCGAAATGCATTCGGTTCCCTTTGAGCAGCTGAGTTACGTCTGGGGGCTGTTGGGTGGCAAAGTAATGCCTTCTGTCCTGTACAAAATAAGTGTCATCAAAATTGCGGCTGTAGATTCTGTTGATGTTGCATTGATAGACGAGGTTGATGTAAAAAGTATTGCCGTTGATCAGCAGTAA
- a CDS encoding peptidoglycan-binding domain-containing protein: MSRHHKTFAPRAKRFEAENFHEEEEKKYEPITNQDARISLTNTEVTQITYAPFKNRAFNKIERGLSRMQFSENGLHVSALHQALNKLGYKAPESGSLFWNKTRTELMRFQSDHGIKASGTLDSGTLLKMDEVLGKSGDREDDKKTETTSQKKQITLLPAADPPDGTIKLSVGIVPMSIKSNQEFFEFLDIEIFGKIVDRKWDIGTYSYKNYIGKETYCTVSIATLKKQLGITDEQWAKIYYKEGPAKSSPSELRKSIKKFIINRKDEEKGAETLSSAKKQFIKDTLSTANSIQSMRILDLLRQLSDVEIADYQSKVSQETTDLKVLEASLRNYIEERNTKNKEQDELESVKTKLYGLEELYIQYIDFTKLSPTITNTSSAGIPVVNESKEYEPAKKKLTNDLIANGFNGGIPEFKNYLERYELSFRKKTVHIAEDALMKYKHVLFEGKSKLFDDAFLTKLLEKIKASKAKKAYEESEKTRPIFFDKFSNSEDKSFRAKMEVRAANKKAEGNEAIKGLSSVIPLVEDNGFDKENFAHIETKQQLRDFLEKYISDQEINITKIITDLRTNQGISIYGYASLLEKSKEQQGITKDSIFDLIIGDKQSAENTKHLVEGLLIGVLAVALGLLTFGTGTVAVLLAAGNFALSAYLTYEEIEAYRTQLAAYHVNISEDEPSAVWLIISVVGSVLDAAAVAKISKILVKAGRIFEETSDIVQTRKILDEAKLNPQTQEKVIKALEKDLAKIGALENKIQQNTVKQTELKAEIKVSLDRTKKDLFTINIGISPKNLPRLIQLARQYIQKGTLTFEKFLLQIQKIKMIKEIENLSPEELSLLRKAFEEATEIQKIKDALKIEFLDKIGKRLPGNWDEFSPYTNIEFAEKLKNSKGDYDLTFDRNFRGSEGQLFEIHSIENKTLKRWFENRLDVMPRSIRLLEEAKNIVDSNPLLRQYIEVVEVTERGSDWIVRGFDESSVKITEVLSDPLVMKAKQNAIELLSKEQTEIAKDILKKINKNSANIHWSLKNKKILIIDML, translated from the coding sequence ATGAGCAGACACCATAAAACTTTTGCGCCCAGGGCCAAACGGTTCGAAGCAGAAAACTTCCATGAAGAGGAGGAGAAGAAATACGAGCCGATTACCAACCAGGATGCCAGAATTTCCCTCACCAATACCGAAGTTACCCAAATAACCTATGCCCCGTTTAAAAACAGGGCCTTCAACAAAATAGAAAGAGGCTTATCCAGAATGCAGTTTTCCGAAAACGGGCTGCACGTATCCGCCCTTCATCAAGCACTCAATAAATTGGGGTACAAAGCTCCCGAAAGCGGCTCACTCTTCTGGAATAAAACCCGGACCGAGCTCATGCGCTTTCAGAGCGATCACGGTATTAAAGCATCCGGAACCCTGGATTCGGGGACTTTGCTGAAAATGGATGAGGTCCTGGGGAAATCGGGGGATCGGGAAGATGATAAGAAGACTGAAACAACCTCTCAGAAAAAACAGATAACCCTACTTCCAGCTGCTGACCCGCCGGATGGGACGATAAAATTAAGTGTCGGAATTGTTCCGATGAGCATCAAAAGCAATCAGGAATTTTTTGAATTTTTAGATATTGAAATTTTCGGGAAGATTGTAGACCGTAAATGGGATATTGGTACCTATTCTTATAAAAATTATATAGGAAAAGAAACATACTGTACAGTAAGCATTGCTACCCTAAAAAAGCAACTGGGAATTACGGATGAACAATGGGCAAAGATCTATTACAAAGAGGGTCCTGCAAAATCGAGCCCGAGTGAATTAAGAAAATCCATTAAAAAATTTATAATAAACAGAAAAGACGAAGAAAAAGGAGCAGAAACGCTGTCTTCAGCTAAAAAACAATTTATAAAAGACACCTTAAGCACTGCAAACAGTATTCAAAGCATGCGCATCCTTGATCTGCTGAGGCAGCTATCAGATGTAGAAATAGCTGATTATCAAAGTAAAGTTTCGCAGGAAACGACGGATTTAAAAGTTCTTGAAGCATCGCTTAGAAACTACATTGAAGAAAGGAATACAAAAAATAAAGAACAGGATGAATTAGAAAGTGTAAAAACCAAGTTATATGGTTTGGAGGAATTGTATATACAATATATAGATTTTACTAAATTATCTCCAACCATTACAAATACGTCTAGTGCAGGTATTCCTGTAGTTAATGAAAGTAAGGAGTATGAGCCGGCAAAGAAAAAACTTACTAACGATTTAATTGCTAATGGATTTAATGGAGGTATTCCTGAATTTAAAAATTATTTAGAAAGATATGAGCTTTCTTTCCGCAAAAAAACAGTTCACATTGCAGAAGATGCACTGATGAAATATAAGCATGTTCTTTTTGAAGGGAAAAGCAAATTATTTGACGATGCTTTCTTAACGAAATTATTGGAAAAAATAAAAGCTTCAAAAGCCAAGAAGGCTTATGAGGAATCAGAAAAAACCAGACCTATCTTTTTTGATAAGTTTTCAAATTCGGAGGATAAAAGTTTTAGAGCAAAAATGGAGGTCCGTGCTGCAAATAAAAAAGCGGAAGGTAATGAAGCAATTAAAGGATTATCATCTGTAATTCCTCTTGTTGAAGATAATGGATTCGATAAAGAAAATTTTGCACACATAGAGACTAAACAACAGCTTCGTGATTTCCTTGAAAAATATATCAGCGATCAGGAAATAAATATTACAAAAATCATAACAGATTTACGTACCAATCAAGGCATCTCTATTTACGGCTATGCAAGTTTACTTGAAAAATCGAAAGAGCAACAAGGAATAACCAAAGACAGTATTTTTGATTTAATAATAGGCGATAAACAAAGCGCAGAAAATACCAAACATCTTGTAGAAGGACTATTAATAGGAGTTTTGGCAGTTGCATTAGGATTACTTACATTCGGTACAGGGACGGTCGCAGTACTCCTAGCTGCTGGAAATTTTGCTTTAAGCGCTTACCTGACGTATGAAGAAATTGAAGCATACCGCACCCAATTGGCGGCTTATCATGTAAATATTTCTGAAGATGAACCAAGTGCCGTTTGGCTGATTATTTCAGTGGTTGGTTCAGTTTTAGACGCTGCTGCTGTTGCGAAAATATCAAAGATACTGGTAAAAGCAGGCAGAATTTTCGAAGAAACTAGTGATATTGTTCAAACCAGAAAAATACTTGATGAAGCAAAATTAAATCCTCAAACTCAGGAGAAAGTAATAAAAGCATTAGAAAAAGATTTAGCAAAAATTGGAGCCCTTGAAAACAAAATACAACAAAACACTGTAAAACAAACAGAACTCAAAGCTGAAATAAAAGTATCATTAGATAGGACTAAAAAAGATCTTTTCACAATAAATATAGGAATAAGCCCTAAAAATCTACCACGGCTAATACAACTTGCCCGCCAATATATACAAAAGGGTACACTAACCTTTGAAAAATTTTTGCTGCAGATACAAAAAATAAAAATGATCAAAGAAATAGAAAATTTATCACCTGAAGAATTATCTTTGCTTAGGAAAGCTTTTGAAGAAGCGACAGAAATACAGAAAATAAAAGATGCTTTAAAAATAGAGTTTTTGGATAAAATCGGTAAAAGACTTCCTGGAAATTGGGATGAGTTTTCACCATACACAAATATAGAATTTGCAGAAAAACTTAAAAATTCCAAAGGAGATTATGATTTAACTTTCGATCGTAATTTTAGAGGCAGCGAAGGACAATTATTTGAGATACATTCCATAGAAAACAAGACCTTGAAAAGATGGTTTGAAAATAGATTAGATGTTATGCCGAGATCTATACGCTTGTTAGAAGAGGCTAAAAATATAGTAGACTCCAACCCCTTATTAAGGCAATATATTGAAGTAGTGGAAGTAACGGAACGAGGATCTGATTGGATTGTTAGAGGTTTTGATGAGAGCTCTGTAAAGATTACGGAAGTACTTTCGGATCCATTAGTAATGAAAGCGAAACAAAACGCAATAGAATTATTATCAAAAGAACAAACAGAAATTGCAAAAGATATTTTGAAAAAAATCAACAAAAATTCAGCTAACATACATTGGTCACTGAAAAATAAAAAAATATTAATAATCGATATGCTATAA